The genomic window atttcatttgGTCATTAGCCATATTatctgtaacttttcattttgtctatagtttctgacaacatttttacacaacctgacaattttgtttttattttactgattatgccgcctgatgcgactgcctcgccgcatcatagcacgtCACGGCCCTGTCcagtagggtgggccgaaaaaaatttttatttttttttcttaatgctATACCGAAAAAAACTTGTCTCTATTATGGGTTATCAAaatgcaaaaaagaaaaaaaatatatacctaacccccagctagcgcaacGCATCTGAACTTTCGAAATTTCACTAAAATCATgagtttttgtaatttttttttgaacatccTAATAACTGCATATTGGGCTGCTATAGTGATATCCCTTTACAttagagttttaaaaatacaataaataattggataagtataattttattaatctgaGGTAGCGCAACGGACACGAAAATGACGCATCTTACAGTCGAGTGCAGATGAGCTGTGCGTTCGGGGAATGGGTTGGCACTGAGCCGAGCTTCCCCCACTTATACTCTCTACACCCACAATGCACTGGAAGCAGCCTCAACGATCATGTTTTTTCATGTTCTCTGTTACTCGGCAGTTTACGTCAGCAGATTCGTTTAAACTTACGTGTATTAGCTGTGAGTTGATAGTGCAaactgtttttataattttttgagtGAAGTTTGAGTTTAAATTCACGTGCGTGATGGCTGCCAAGAAAATAACTCGCAGTGATTTTGATTGCCCATTGTTTGGCGACCCGAGGGAATTGCCTGTGAGTAAGCTTCCAACTTACCAAGATGTCCTTCGGAGCTGTTTCCACGAACAGTACCTTCTAGTATTAGAAAGTAACAAGCCTGTAAGTTTCTCTCAGATATCTAATATTGTCGCTCCAAAAGTAAAAGCCATCTTTGACAAAGCATCAATACCAACAGTGACGCCCTACAGAATTGTTCAATTAATAAATTCATATCACGTTAGCTACCGTAATCTAATGAAGTCCTTTAAGCGTGACAAGGAAAAAGACAAGTACAAAGAGAAAATTGAGGAATTCAAACAAAAGGCTTTATCACTCTTTGATTTATCTGCATGTAAATGTAAAATAGCATACTCCTGCAACTGCAAAAAGGTCCCGGAGATCTGTGAGTGCCCTATATCAATTTCATGTAAAtgtgaaaaagataaaaaaattccGGTGCTTGAACTTAAGTTTATGTATTTCCAAAGAAATCTTGGACAAGGAAAAATTGGAAATTTAGACAAGAAGGAGTCGAAAAAAATTACCAAAAGACTGCAacgtaaagaaaaaaaaaatcaggttATGTCGTCTAACATCCCACTAGTTTCACATTTGCAGCCTTCATGCTCTAAGGATGCAACAAAACCAAGAATAGCTTCAGATGGAAGCTCAATGGAAGAGGAAGAGTCTGATAGTTCCGGTGACAACTATATTCCTATTCCGAGCAAACAACCGTGGCAAATGCGGATACAATTAAAAAATACCGCGTTGGCCAGTGACCGATTTGGTGTTTCGGACAGGGCAACAGCTGCTATTGCCTCCAGTGTAATGCATGACGTTGGTCTTGCAACGAAAGAGGATGATTCCCTCATAATTGATAAGAATAAGGTTAGGAGGGAAAAAAAATTATGCAGATCAAATCTCCAAGATACGATAAAAAAAGAACCAAACTTGATACAAGGGCTATACTTTGATGGTCGAAAggataaaactttaaaaattgaTGAAGTTAATAACAAGTGTTTCAAAAGAAGTGCAAAAGAGGAACACTTTTCAATTATTAAAGAACCTGGCTCGATTTATGTTGGCCATGTGACGCCATCTACTGGAACTTCGAAGGACATTGCTAGTGCTATATTGGACTACTTGAATGAGTCAAATTTTTCGCTCGATGAGCTTGATGTAATTGGATGCGATGGTACCGTCACAAATACAGGCTGGAAAACCGGTGTAATTCGCACAATcgaggaaaaaataaaaagaccGCTGCAGTGGGGAGTTTGCATTTTGCATTTGAACGAATTGCCGTTCAGGCACTTGTTTCAAACTTTGGACAGTGAAACGACTGGCCCAAAATCTTTTAGTGGTCCTATTGGCTCACAACTCAGAAATTGTGAAAAACTTCCAGTAGTAAAATTTCAAATCATTGATTGCGAGATTCCAGACATCGATAGCAAAATCTTAAGTAAAGACCAACGATATCTCCTGGATGTAAGTTTGGCTATCAAGTCAGGCACCTGCACAATAGACTTCGCAATTCGTGAACCAGGTCCTATCTCCCATTCCCGATGACTGACAACAGCGAACAGAGTTCTTCGTCTTTATATGAGCGTTGAAAGTCCCTCTGAAAAACATCTTATTTTGGTACAATTTATACTTAAATCTTACATGCCTGTATGGTTTAAGATAAAAAAAAGTAAGTACCTTACAGAtggaccaaaacatgtttttaatttaataaaatcttcACGATTCCTTCCAGAAAACTTGATAAAGGTGGTTGATCCAGTAATTGAAAGGAATGCGTTTTTCGCGCATCCAGAAAACTTGCTCCTCAGTATGATTGTTGATGAAAGGGCCCATATCAGAGAGTTGGGGCTTAGAAGAATCATAAAATCAAGGACCGTAGCTTCCAATTAAAAGCTAGTCCGAACTTTTAAACCCCCAAAACTCAACTTCCAGGCAAACGAATATTATGAAATTATTGATTGGACTACTACTGCTATTTCTCCACCACCGTTGTTGCGAAGAGTATCTGACGAAGAAATGTGGGCCAAAATTTCAACTGCCAACACACCAGAAGAATGGAATTTCCATAAATTTCCGTGTCACACGCAAGCGGTGGAGCGCTGTGTGAAATTGGTAACTGAAGCCTCCTCAAAACTCGTTGGTGCCAAGAACAGAGATGGATTCATAAGAACAACGCTGCTATCAAGAGCTTCAATGCCAAGTTTTTCAAGCAAGCAAGATTTTAAAGTTCCAAACATTTAACGGGCTATTCTGTGAGTCTGGGAATTGACAATTcgtaaattttgtaattttgtaattAATAAACTCATTTGGATAAATGTAAATTGCCTATTTACCAACATTATATTTCTAAAAATAACACATGAGTAGtgggtttaaaaaaattagttgctGCACTACACTATAAAAGTGGTTAGCACTCGAAAAGTGATCAATTAACTATATTGAACGCCTTGCGCtacctaaaattaaaaaaaaaagtaatattttaataacTCATTGTGTTTTTATAACTATAATATAAATGATTTTCACTATAGCAGTTCAATATCTAGCTATTtggatgtttaaaaaaaaatggtaaaatccTGTGATTTTAGTGAAATTTCGAAAGTTCAGATGCgttgcgctagctgggggttaggtatatattttttttcttttttgcattTTGATAACCCATAATAGAGACAAGTTTTTTTCGGTATagcattaagaaaaaaaaataaaaatttttttcggcccaccctactgTCCAGGCCTATGTATCTTAATATTGTAGTAGTTTTCCAGATGTTAAAGTCGATTCCCTAAACTCAgatacaactggctagtgattttagtaagtaagtttgcctaattaaattaaataattaaaaaaaattactaaatagttaataattactaaatagttagtaattttgccaattttggcaaaaaacaaaaaattacctactaaaatcactaggcagttgtgtctgagtttagcgaaccgactatactaagtTTTCCATAATACTATTTATAATCCCATGGGATTTAATGAATTacatattaacaaattaaaaattatataaaacgtAATATACAATTTTCACAGTTCACATGTTTAATTGTTTTTGCAGTGCCTATGGAACATCGATTCAAAATTATTGATACAGACGTTGAAAGAATTTACCACTCTAGCACAGCTTCTTGACATAGTAAAAGAAACACTAGAAGTAAAAATACAAAGACCTGACAAattaaatttaagtttaaaaaagGTATAAGACAAGgaggtatacagggtgattgattagtagggtaaagctcaatatctccgctatagtaacagatagcaataaaagttaataacaaaaattttagccacctttgagcttcacattacaaaattagttataatgttacagggtgttcgataacacagtggcagaccaaacttatgtttttttaaatggaacaccctatgttttattttaaattcgaaatcctgttaacttctccatcacaaaaatataaaggtttgttatgttctgcagggtatttacaaagttataaccaattttatatgaaaatcgtaacaagttcaactccctgtataaataaaaataagcaaaacaacaatggtttattaatgccatattttttaacgtattgtcaaaattttcaaggatggtcgatattgctaattttctttatatcaaatacagggtgagtcaaaacgcaagtacattattttctcagtaattttaaatggaacaccctgtattttatatcactattgaaaagtaccattaccgtacttttatttttagataacatttcctatgtctaaatttattagttttcgagatattttcatttttcaatggaccagtagcgtggccacccaaatcaccagaatttaataaactggactgatttttttggggttacgtcaataatgaagtttataaaatacctccaacaacaagggatgggatgaaaaatagaatacaaagtgtatttcgatgtgttaatttacaaatgctccgtagagtaagtagctcattcaatgatcgtttttaggcgtacataaatgtgttagtgagataattttgaacaccttatgtaattaaatattaaaaatattttattaaaagtagcttctaattttttcaaacttgtttttttgcaaaatgtattaccgataaattatgtttcgttctttatttgttacatttacatacaaaagtagtgtttaattgtcttcacaaaatattgtattttgtgtttgtgtgtttttttgtaaaattactaatgttctttgtttatttgttgcatttacataaaaagatagtttttaattgtttgaAAAATGTtacatgtagtggttgtgtttttgtttgtaaaatgtattactaataaattatttttatttctttatttgctacagtgttacattgattaccggattgataatcggtaatcttcaattgtcaattcagtcatggcttacttaaaatttagataaatttaaacgcctaaaataattttctctgaaaaatgaaaatatctcaaaaactaataaatttgggcatagggaatgttatataaaaattaaagtacgttaatgttacttttcaataatgatataaaatacagggggttccctttaacattactgagaaaataatgtaggtACTTGCGTTtttactcaccctgtatttgatataaaaaaaattagcaatataaataattcttaaaaattttgacaataaataaaaaaatatggcattaataaactattgctgttgtgcttatttttatttatacagggagttgaacttgttacgattttcataaaaaattagttataactttgtaaataccctgtataacattacaaacctttatatttttgtgatggataagttaacaggattttgagtataaaataaaatatagggtgttccatttaaaaaaacataagttaggtctgccactgtgttatcgaacaccctgtaacattctaactaattttgtaatgtgaagctcaaaggtggctaaaatttttgttattaacttttattgctatctattactatagcggagctattgagctttaccctactaatcaatcaccctgtattgttCTGTATGTTGTTTAACATTATATTAGAAAAGTTATCAAAggagtaccggaactggggtttagaagtgcATACCAAAAGaaaaaacggaatatatgtgcgtcGGAAGGATtcagcaggatctagcgttggaaaatgaaataactattaatcactgtcagaAATATTAATACTTGCGACTTAAAATTACACAATATCAAAGACCAAACactggacaagaatatccaagaaaggtgcacacaaggaaggaaagttATCACATTATTGAACacaatcctatgggaccaaagtgctttccaaagaaaataaacgtaacatctataacagcattgttaagagcattacaACATATAGCAGCGAAGTTCGGCCACttaagaaaaatccgaaaatatgctcagaacaactgaaatagACTTCTAGATATATCAAGAATagataaaatcagaaatacaagaatattggagataattgATGTAAAACATACCTACTATAAttgacgatataaaaacaaagcaactaagatggtttggccacgtacaacgtatagAAGAcaacagattacccaagcaagtacTACGATGGACACTAAAAGGACGGCAGAAaaaaggaagacctaggaaacACTGGATAGAGGGAATTCATAGGGAAAttagagaaagaggcttgaacgaagacatctGTTACGATAGAGAACaagcgattgggaatcggaagacgtcatGGAACGTTATGACTTCTGTCGTGTGACTTGTGTATGAAACTTCTTTGTGTAAATAGTTACATAAACATTgttttaaaacaaatatttatacaGTGTGCAAAATGGGAATGTTCTTATCTTTAGATGTTTTGTATTGGTTTCAGTTTcgtatttaaaaatattagatATTAGATACATACAAATCACAGCTACATCTTTCGTATAGGTTATATTAGGGTGGTTCGCCAAAATAAGCGGCATATTGTGTAACTCGCTTTTTTCTTAAGTCCTTTACATACTGTGTTTCAAATTGTGTTGCCAAAGTTAAGTTATACAATAGATGAATGTACGCCACTTaacagtaattaaaaaaaaagtattttcacaagcattttatgcaattttaatgtcaaaatatcaaCTCCGAGGCTGTAACCCACCTTGTTTTTTGATCTGTTTTATAGTATTACACACTGAAAACTTACAAAAGTGCAGATTATTTTATCAATAGTTAATTAAAAACCCAATGTACTTTAAAACTGTCCAATtaataactttcatttttaaaattaaaccataaaaatctactactaaaaactgtaaccaactttgtgcatcaacaccgaggcctcatgaaaatatatgaaaatatagGCAAAACTGCACTATACTGTATGACAGGCAGCTTGACAAGAGAGGAACGCTTCAGTCTAACCCAAATTGTGGAAGAAAGTGGACGAACATAATATCGTTAAGCGATAGAAAATTTTTCAACGTGGCTTAAGCTAAGCGTATGTTTTTATACAGTCAACACCGAAGCCTTCGTAAAAGcctaattttgctaattttttaatatgtttttcttctatgtatgcgctataaagtttttttgacacacgatgaataaagcagaattatttttaatatttgtagaaagtagaattaaaaaatgtatggaatCATCAACACCCAAGCAATCAACTCCGAACCCAGTCGTGCCTCGGAGTTGACGAACGTGCCTCAGAGTTGTTGAAAGTGTGTGAGTGGtcattcttaaactaaaaaaatacaatttaaatttagtctgATATAGGAAAAGGATTACTGGGTAAGCTCTCAAGATGTTTCGGTCGGTTTGGTAATTATcttctttttatagaaaatggctcgtatacactggagtacgacggaaaaatgaaggcgaaagcccccaaaattgttaaataaagattttatgaaagaaagtaatattttatgcagctatgcttatttctctaagaatataccattttgggtAGTCTTCTCTAATGTTGATAAAAGAGACATCTGTCTATGTAGGCACATTATGTGAAAACATGGAGCTCATGACTGTGTGGAAGCGGATAACAAATCATTATGTTGACATGGAGAAAATGGAGAAAAGACAGAAGAATGTATAGAAAGGAAATGCCAAGATTATGTTCAAAAGCagattagatttttgaagtttaacggagaagacacggctacatattggaaagttttgtcgacacgaaggccggtctaaatcaactccgacgcaattgatattttgcctatttttcatgtttttctgtAGTAGCTTTTATCAAAATGGAagtgttttgtatagttttattacataccaatttttatttaattgttacgatCATAAATTTTAATTAACAGAGAATTACGTCAACACCGTGGACACTTATAGTCAACTCGGAAGTCACAACATTTCCGTTtttcggaaaatatttaaaaatgatctctgctggtatcatgggtaagttgaatagctcattttataaaaaatatttaaaaatgaactaattctaaaccatgttttaaattaaatttctctacctcGAAATTGCCATCTATTTTGGCGAATCACCCATTAACAAATTTAGAGATATTTCAAAGTTGTAGATACTTATTCTTGTATAAAACATCTCTGAAACTGGACCTGAATACCTACATGTTCTTAAACAAACATGTTAAATTTAGCATGTCGCTGGTACTTAGTACTtacataaaaacataaaaacagtTTTGTTCCTAACTAATTTCCGTTGACGCCGAAAGCATTTTCTGTATTTGACTAAAACTTTTGCCTTTTGTCTCGGGCAAATATAGGGCACTAACAAGTGCACACATTAAGCACATAGAAGAGAAAAACCAAAAGGTGCCACATCTCCCTATAGTACTATTCATGTCATGAAAACTTTTGGTTACTATAAAAGATGTTATCCAACCAAAACTGCCGGCAATGGCCGTAGTCATTTGCTTCATGTTGTTAGGGAAGAGTTCAGACATCAAAACCCACGGTACTGTACAAATACCAACATTAAAGAATACTATGTACAACATCAGACTTAGAATAGGTAGCCAGTATATGGATTTGGTACTGATATGTCTGTCATGTAGGTAAAAGAATGCTGCTAGTAAATTTAATGCAATGAACATACCAATACATGATATTAAAATGAGTGGTTTTCTACCTACTTTATCTACCACGCAAGGAGCTATAAAGCTCGATATTAACATTGCTACCCCTACAATTATAGCAGAAAATTCTGGCTGCAGTATTGTTCCAGTTGCCTCGAAAATGGTTTGTAAGTGATAGGTAATGGCACAAAATCCTGACAAATCCTGTGAAGCTATTAGAATCAAACATATAAGAAATGATTTTCTCAAAGTCTTGTTTTTAAATATATCGGATAAACGACCCTGATCATCCATTCTAACAAAAGATTTTATGTAGTTTAGTTCTTCGGCAACACCATTTCGATCAGTTGATCTTAAGTACATTAGTGACTTTTCAGCCTCCTTGTCTTTTTTTACTCCGACAAGGTAATACGGACTCTCGGGAGCAACAAgtgaaaataaaattagaaaagtAATCGGTATACAAACTAAACTAACATTAAATACAAATATTGATGTAAAAGGACCTATTACAAAAGGAAGAAAATTTCCTATAGCACAAAAAATACTTATAGTTAGAGACATTTTGCCTCTATTCGAATCTTTTGCTATCTCGGCTATGTATATAACATATAAACAATAACCTCCTCCAAGTGCTACACCGCCTATAAATCTTGCCACGTAGAACAACTGTATACTTTCGGCAAatgcaaatataaaaaatgacATAATATGGGGAACAGCTATAGCTAGTAATCCGATTTTTCTCCCATAACATTGCGAAATATATCCAAACGGTATCGGACCAATAATCGCTCCAAAATTTAGAAGAGATCCCAACCAGGCATCTTCGTTCCTTGTTATCTTCCTACTTAACGGGTTTATAGCTGTACTGTTGGAGTATAGTTTTGGATATATCGGGGAGGTCCATGATAGCGTTAAATCTCCAGTTGTTGCTAGTAAATCAactaaaacaaataagaaaatcTTAGTAgatatttaaacataaattatagTTAAGAAATGTAAGATTGGAATTTAGTACCTATTTTCCAAACATGTTTAATAACACTCGTATGTGTTTTTGGTATTTCACACTCTTGTGGAGTGTTCATGAAATCAGGGTAGTATTAAATTAAAGGATACATCGTCTCGTCTTGATCAGTCTCTTCTATTCGTTTcaagaaatttcaataaataacaTTGTGGTTAGGACAAAAAAATAATTCCCTGACAACAAATAATCCCGAacaaaaaatcctcacaaattattcttggacaaaaaatccccagacaagaaatccccacaaaaaatcctcaaaaataatccccggacaaaatgTATGGCCCATTGGTGGATGGATAGTTTCCATCGTGTTCtgtgtgacgataatataattttatcgtccagagtacgccaatgaattaagtaaaacgtgtttttgtaccgtcttgGAGATATAAAAGTTggatcgaaaagcctagttgattattattcttggagcgttgatcgaagaataataaacaagagcgaggtataagaggtgagtttatgtaggtagtatttcccgaccattttccgctgtcgttttggcgagctgagcgaatccgacagttttcctcttacctatccttttacccagatagcacaagtacgttttattgacatccaatggacgtacatctgtgtacattggaacgtccaatggacgtcccgctaaggtacaatggacgtccaacgaacgtccagagttcacaaaattggacgtccatagaacgtccgctacaaacgtacagtgtACGTTGTTGAAGCTTTCAGTTTACATTTTATGTACATTCagtgtacattcaatgtacgtcttatggacatttttgtagggcacttttcagaaagcaatctatagtgtccataattttttgaatacatacatagcaaaaagcctttaggtataggaaatagttcctataatactaaacttatactttaaaatattacacaaaataccttttttatttctctttattataactttattataggaacttcattaatgcacgactgcacttgcacgataaacagcaaacacaaagatatcacaggatgtattatattgtatgtaataacttaataaagacaaaattcagataatggcgccctatgatgcatgcacattaaaagaggtttatttctgttctgttc from Diabrotica virgifera virgifera chromosome 5, PGI_DIABVI_V3a includes these protein-coding regions:
- the LOC114339228 gene encoding facilitated trehalose transporter Tret1-like, producing the protein MKVFESSILVVLIVDLLATTGDLTLSWTSPIYPKLYSNSTAINPLSRKITRNEDAWLGSLLNFGAIIGPIPFGYISQCYGRKIGLLAIAVPHIMSFFIFAFAESIQLFYVARFIGGVALGGGYCLYVIYIAEIAKDSNRGKMSLTISIFCAIGNFLPFVIGPFTSIFVFNVSLVCIPITFLILFSLVAPESPYYLVGVKKDKEAEKSLMYLRSTDRNGVAEELNYIKSFVRMDDQGRLSDIFKNKTLRKSFLICLILIASQDLSGFCAITYHLQTIFEATGTILQPEFSAIIVGVAMLISSFIAPCVVDKVGRKPLILISCIGMFIALNLLAAFFYLHDRHISTKSIYWLPILSLMLYIVFFNVGICTVPWVLMSELFPNNMKQMTTAIAGSFGWITSFIVTKSFHDMNSTIGRCGTFWFFSSMCLMCALVSALYLPETKGKSFSQIQKMLSASTEIS